In the Triticum aestivum cultivar Chinese Spring chromosome 2B, IWGSC CS RefSeq v2.1, whole genome shotgun sequence genome, ctacattctttgaggatattttccccatgagagatatgcaaagcagtTCCAGAatggaatctgatgagactcctgaacctgccattccgatggaatattatgaacacaaAAGTGATGAAAGTTCATCAGAGGATGATgaggaagctcctgttaggagcaagagacaaaggactgcaaagtcttttggtgatgatttcctcgtgtacctcgtggatgatgacactcccagttccattTCATAAGCTTATGCGTCTCCAGATGCTGACTACTAGAAGGATGCTGTCCGTAGCGAGATGGGTTCTAttatggctaacgggacatgggagatcactgagtgtccttatggttgccaaccattgggatgtaagtgggtgttcaagaggaagcttaggcctgatggtactgttgagaagtacaaggctaggcttgtggccaagggttatacccaaaaggaagaagaggatttcttcgatacttactcacctgtagctaggctgacaaccattcgagtgttactcactttggctgcctcgcatgatcttctcgttcatcagatggacgttaagacggttttccttaacggagagctagatgaggaaatttacatgcaacagccagatggctttgtagtaaatggtcaggaaagaaaggtgtgtaagttagtgaaatctttgtatggcctggaacaagcgcctaagcaatgtcatgagaagtttaatacaactttgacatctgctggctttgttgtcaacgaagctgacaaatgtgtatactatcgctatggtgggggcgaaggagttatactgtgtctgtatgttgatgacataccgatatttgggacccacctcaaagtaattgaggaggtcaaggcttttctatctcataactttgagatgaaagacctgggcgtggctgatgttatcttgaacatcaagctactaagaaatactgagggtggaattacacttttgcaatcccactatgttgagaagattttgagtcgctttggatattcggactgcaaaccttctgcaacaccatatgatcatagcgtgcggattcgaaagttcgaaggcacggctacagatcaattgagatattctcaagtgaTTGGTTCACTaatgtacctagcatgtgctactcgtcctgacatctcatttgctctgtgcaaactgagccggtttgtttccaatccgggagatgtgcattggcatgctgttgagcgagtgatgcgttacttgcaaggtactgcgaactatgggattcactattctgggtacccgacggtacttgaggggtatagtgattcaaattggatatctgatgctgatgagatgaaagccacaagtggacatgtcttcacacttggtggcggtgctgtttcctggaagtcttgcaaacagacgatcttaaccagatcgactatggaagcagaactcacaacattagacacatcatgcgtcgaagcagaatggcttcgagagcttttgatggatttgccggtggttgataaaccagtgccggctgtccttatgaactgtgacaatcaaacagtgattgccaaggctaagagttcaaaggacaacatgaaatccacaaagcatataagaagaagattgaaaactgtcagaaaatcaagaaactccggagtaatagcgttggattatattcagacggctaagaatctggcagacccttttacgaaagggctatcacggattgtgatagaaaatgcatcgagggagatgggtatgagaccatgtaagttgccatgggggtaacccaacctatgtgatcggagatcccgtgaattaggacttgggaaaacaatccagcggtcaactgaggagagtatccttaattatcccactccgttggagatgcaataatactctcaattctgtaagcaggctgacttttgtcttaatgtgttccaaagcttatgtaagcaagatgctaacctacagagcattctttggagaacacacctatgtgagcccgactgctggtcacagtctatgagattgggtgatctctaggaagctcatgagaaggtacgaAGTATGACTAATAAtctccacccgtggggtttagcctcGGCAGCCACGTATCAGGgacaataggcgaaacttctacacgccaaactgacaattcaaggcatagtccattgttcagttgacAAACTTATGGAAGTCTAATCCTAttgttctaggtggaagttcaacttaacagtctccactaaagattctggtatatcaaacattgtttggaacacttgacaaacttatgtgcctcgagatctggtgggggattgatggattatggatgggcttaggcccatataagacaataatccctagttaatcactaaggcccatgcatgtgtacGGCAAGTGGTGGGAAGTGTGGGAAGTTTAATCCCataacctacagagcattctttggagaacacacctatgtgagcccgactgctggtcacagtctatgagattgggtgatctctaggaagctcatgagaaggtacgaAGTATGACTAATAAtctccacccgtggggtttagcctcGGCAGCCACGTATCAGGgacaataggcgaaacttctacacgccaaactgacaattcaaggcatagtccattgttcagttgacAAACTTATGGAAGTCTAATCCTAttgttctaggtggaagttcaacttaacagtctccactaaaaattctggtatatcaaacattgtttggaacacttgacaaacttatgtgcctcgagatctggtgggggattgatggattatggatgggcttaggcccatataagacaataatccctagttaatcactaaggcccatgcatgtgtacggcaagtggtgggaagtgtgggaagtttagtcccatactgctacagtaagaagagtgagacctctttataagggctgctccaccacttgctattgggagcttgggaataggagttgtacacgcgcgctcctcctccgccgcccgcctcgcctcgtcttgtctcgtctcgtctcgtctcgtcacgacgcgcgcgcgcgtcgcgggttgcaggaatgagccgagccaaagattatttttgccgctcaggaatggttaattaattgttaattaattaacgagtcgcttaCGGAAGCGCCACTGTCTGAGACGTTGGACCGTGGGCTGTTTGCGGACTCGTCGTGGGCCTGGCCCAGACCTATCCACCTgacggcctatataagaaggcgctggccagtggagtgaaccctaacttagttcactcactccctctcgtacaaccctagccgtcatctactgttcctctcggtgtgctgcttccggcgatcctatcccgacgaccgcgtgcacggttggtcgggagagcagatgcctccggaaccctgtcgttcgagatcctgccagggagaacggcaataaggttttttgggagcgtctcgacgcgactgctcccgatccatcCCCGTCTTcatccgcctctgcttccactacttcctctacatcgactCCATGGCTGACGACGAAGTCGCCAAGAAGAAGGCCTTGGCTGATGCCGAGGCTGCTGCTACCGctgccgcgttggcctggccaaccggagggtatgactcgttcatcccagatttgctcgttcatgtgctagccgtatatatgctgttcatagatgtttcggttctatgtactgtacgtgctcacatgcttaggtatcggtacgagatgcataccgtatttgtcatgcttactgtttactcgtggattagattagtcggaaaagtgctaatatttccaacaggataggcgattagttttcctatctttgttatgctagccgGTTGTGGCCGCTTGGCTTTTTGCTTTTGGCGattgtggctctttgtgagcttgccGTTACTTTGTTTCAGACTGTAAGAATTTGTTATACCTATTTGCTTATTTATaaaggtggccgtatgcatcattttgatgcagaggccggggagttccccttttttttaaaaaaaagctaTTAGACAAGCTTTGAAAGACTTTGTTGTACTGGAAATTCTAGTAATGCTAAGCTAAAGTGGGGGAAAGGATAGGGATAGCGATTAGACAGACTTTGCTATGCTCGATAAATTTTTCAAGATGTCATAAAACAATTATGTTTTTCTTCCAAAAGTGCTGCACTGACCTTTAGCTGAAGAGGTATACGACAGTCAAGCCTCTCTAACTTAGTTATTCATGCATGAATAGGTATACGACAGCAATAGGTATGGAATGGCGATCCTTGTTAAAACTAGAAGCGCAAGCGGGAACAGTAAGCATGGAAGCAGACATTGCTGAGTGAATCGCATTATACGTACACTCTGTGCGTAGCAGGCACCCAATCAAAGAAAAATGGAAACACGGCAATCTAGTtaatgcgttgcaacgggagagatattTTTTGCGACAAGCAACGGGAAATATAATTGATGTGTCCACTAAAAATGGTCTCCACAACGGTAGATGACAGAGCAATGAGTTGTGGTCTTCTTGTTGGACATGTTTGGCCCGCGAAATCTTGATAGTATGTTTGGCCCGCGAAATGTTGATAGTGATGTGGTTGGTCGGCGTGGCGGTGAGCATCCAGCTCATGCCATTTTTCCTCCTTGTCCGCCTCCATCTCAGGATTGTGCATGCCTCCTTATTTGGTGGATGTGCGGCGATGATCGGGACACAAATGCTTCGACCACACTCTCCCACGATGGCGTAACCGGATGAATGTTCCTTCTTTATGACGgtttattctctttgattattttagcGCTCGCATGCTCACATTTTTTTTTCTAAGTAGAGCCAAACAACATATTCTCTTAATTGGCACATACCAACAATTTATTTAATTTATAGCTACCCAGCATAGGACAAACGCGCGCTGCTAACCAATGGCCAGTGCATATATTTAAGAAAATACTTTAGAGTTAGATTCGAAATATTATTAGATTCTTTTTTCACATTAAAATAAATATGAACTGCCAAATATTCTTGGAAATgtttaaaaaattgaaatcccGGTCAGTTTTGAAATATGCAAACCTTCTTTTTAGAAAattctgtatttttttggaaaaaacatGAACACAATTCGAAACGGGAataatttttgaaattcacaaacaatATTTTGAAACCATCAACCTTTTCTAAAAAcaaaattattttttatttttttgaaaatgggatcatttagatcaattttagaaaataaattctttgacacaaataataattttatttgcaagtggaacattttataaaattttattttcataaaaaatctcaaaacattttgaaaaataCAGTTTTCTTAAAAACAAAAGgagaatttttttaaaatgttaCAGAAACGATAagtttcaaaagtttccaacgttTTTCAAAACAgaaacaatttttttaattattaacATTGTTTGAATATTTGAACACAAATTTAAATTCTGAGTATTTTGTAAATTCTTAGTTCATGGGAAAATAAAATAAAGAAGGGAATTATGAAAACAAAATAGCAACGAGAAAGGAACAGAAAAAAATATAAACAAAATAATGAAAAAAAAGGGCCGGCCCGGTCTTGGGCCATCTGTGAGTAGCTTTAACTCTTTGTCGCCCAGTGCAACAAATAAGTTGTTTCCAACTGCATGGGCAGGATAATTACTGGGCCGGCTTTGTTGGCAGGGGCGCGTGCGGCCCAAATTTAGAATTCTGGAAAAACTTTTTTTTATAGCGGATAGatgcacaaaaatttagtaccacctcggataggaaAAAATAACTTTTtggcggtgaacggatgaaaaaattggagaaacacacctcgctttatttattatttatttatatttatttgttTATTAGTAAAAAAATAGTAtagtagatatagatagatatagatatagatatagatctGTCCATTGCAAATTAGTGGACAAATAATATTAATATAGCACATATGGCcgtccgttgcaacgggagagatattTTTTTTTGCGACAAGCAACGGGAAATATAATTGATGTGTCCACTAAAAATGGTCTCCACAACGGTAGGTGACAGAGCAATGAGTTGTTGTCTTTTTGTTGGACATGTTTGACCCGCGAAATCTTGGTAGTGATGTGGTTGGTCGGTGTGGCGGTGAGCATCCAACTCGTGCCATTTTTCCTCCTTGCCCGCCTCCATCTCAGGATTGTGCATGCCTCTTCATTCGGTGGATGTGCGGCGATGATCGGGATAGAAATGCTTCGACCACTCTCTCCCACGATGGCGTAACCGGATGAATGTTCCTTCTTTATCACGGTttattctctttgatttttttagcGCTCACATgctcatatttttttctaagtagaGCCAAACAACATATTCTCTTAATTGGCACATACTCACAATTTATTCAATTTATAGCTACCCAGCATAGACAAACGCGCGCTGCTAACCAATGGCCAGTGCATATATTTAAGAAAATACTTTAGAGTCAGAGTTGAAATATTATTAGATTCTTTTTTCACATTAAAAGAAATATTAACTGCCAAAAATTCTTGGAAATgtttaaaaaattgaaatcccGGTCAGTTTTGAAATATGCGAACATTCTTTTTCAAAAATTTGGTATATTTTGGGAAAAAACATGAACACAATTAGAAATGGGAATAATTTTTGAAATTCACATACAATATTTTAAAACCATCAAGCTTTTCCAAAaacaaaattatttttattttttttataccGGATCATTTAGATCAATTTTAGAAAATAAATTCTTTGACACAAAGATTATTCCAAATTTTTGAATATTTCGCTAGAATAATAATTTTATTTGAATGTGGAACATTTTGTAAAATTTAATTTTCATAAAAAATCtcaacaattttgaaaaacacagtTTTCTTAAAAACAAAAGCAGCATCTTTTTTTAAATGCTACAGAAACGATAAGTTTTAAAAGTTTCCAATGTTTTTCAAAAcagaaacatttttttaattatgaaCTTTGTTTGAATATTTGAACACAAATTGAAATTCTGAGTATTTTGTAAATTCTTGGTTCATGGGGAAATAATAATGAAGAAGggaaatatgaaaaaaaaatagCAACGAGAAAGGAACAGAAAAAATATAAACAGAATAATGAAAAAAAACAGGCAGGCCCAGTCTTGGGCGATCTATGCGTAGCTTTAACTATTTGTCGCCCGGCGCAATAAATAAGGTGTTTCCAACTGCATGGGCAAGATAATTACTGGGCCGGCTTTGTTGGGCAGGAGCGCGTGCGGCCCAATTGTAGAATTctggacaaacttttgtttatagCGGATAGatgcacaaaaatttagtaccaggTGTTTTGTACTTTTGATCAACCTTTAGAGCTGTCATTTTCGAAGAAAAACTTTGGAAGGAAACAAGCAAAGCAACGAAGGGAGACATGAGGCAATATAAGGGTGAGGTGGCCCCACAGCTAGCCTTTCTCTTCTCTCCACAGCTAGGTTAGCACGTGAACCAAAGAGGAGAGATCTTTCTATAAATATACCCCTACATCGTCCAGCCACAAGACATACAAACTAAGACAAGCTTGGTGCCTTGCTCTAGCTAGCCGTCCTACTATATCAACTTTAAGCATTAGTGTTCTCCCCACCACTCACCCATGGCCAGTTTCCAGATTACACCATTCGCTGGACTCTTGGAGAACACCGAGTTTAACTTCCATAGCTTGTACTTGCACAACATTTCTTCTGGACCAAACCCAACCAGAGGAGCCATAATAAACGACAATGCTATCAATGGGTGGGGCCAGCCATTCGTTGTCGACTGGACAATATATGATGGCACTGGCCATGGCGCGAAGCTAGTCGGTCGTGCCCAAGGCCAGCAAATCTATGCTAGTAAATGGAGTCATTTCGTCACCCTTGAGTTCACGAATGGAAGGTATGTGTACATGTTATTTTTATCTTCCATATGTATTTAGGTATATTGCTTGATTTTATAGTTTTACAACTTAGGCTAAAGTTCACAGTGAGTAGTATTCTTGCCCATTTTTGCGTTGTAATCTAAGCACCCGATGCTAGCTCtcgattttcagaaaaaaaaagagagCTTATATAAGATTTTGTAGGACAACGGCAACATCTCTGTGCATTTGGGCACGGGCGGACTAAGCTATAGCTTCTAGTTACGATAATTAAAAGTCCAATTACACAGGTTTAAGGGCTCCACGCTCCAGTTAATGGGACTCTCAGCGACGTTTGAGCAACCAAGTGAGTGGTCTATCACTGGCGGGACAGGTGATCTTGCGATGGCGCGTGGTATAGTCAAGGTGAAATTCCATGAAATGGTAGAGGATGGTGACACGTGGGAGCTTAGTTTCCATGGATTTTGCAGCATGCAGGTGAGAAGAGTATTTATTTATTAGTTGAAGCTTTTTTTGGGTGCTTTAATTATGTTCAAGTTCATCGACCAATTCAATTTTATGTACCGATCCTTGTTGCCCAGCCGTTAGGAATATAGAGAGCTAGCTGATGGGGATCATATTGCTTGTACATGATGCAGAGCTTGCCCACTCTCACAAAGGCTGGCCCATGGGGTGGACATGGTGGTTCAGGTACGGACTCAGAACAGCCATGGCGCATAGAAAGTATGACCATCGTCCATGAGGGGACAATTGCCAAGTTTTCATGCACTTACGTTGACCTGTCCGGAAAGAGGCGCACCATGGGTTCTTGGGGTGGTGGTAATGGTATCCCCACAAAGGTTtgtttttcatgcatgttttggttCTGGGACTGCTAATTTTTCATTACTTCAATGGAATGAGAACATATGGgagagtccccccccccccccggccttaTTCTTATAGGAGATGAGAGAGATGAGAAGACTCGAACCCAGGCCGGCGACAACAACCTCTGTCCTATCTACCACTCCACCCAGGAGCTTCTCATTACTTCGATGGATAGAATTCATAAAATGAATGTAGTTAGCTAGATGGGTTTGCCCGGTGTTGTTTGTAGAGTTTCCAAAATTGCTAGGTCAGTTCTTGATCAATGATTTCCTTTCGTTGACGTGTTGCAGGTCCAGCTGGGGCCTCGGGAGATTTTGAAAGCCGTGTCTGGAACACATGTCAGCCTTAACAATGGGCAGACTGTTATTGAGTCACTGAAGTTTGTCACGAACGAAGGAACATACGGACCATTTGGACATACAACCGGTACGCTCTTCAAAGCTAATGTGCCGGAAGACCAAAGCATCGTTGGCTTCTTTGGCCGTGCCGACGATACGCAACTCATCGCGTTTGGTATTTACACGGTTTGAATTATGTTAGTGCCTGCCCATGGTGATGCGCGCAATTTCAGTTTTAGTTCAACCTACATTTTTCTTTGTTTAACTCGATATGATTGACGGAGTGTCCATCGGGACCTCCCTCTTGCAGTTTTTAACTTGCTCCCCGTATCTCGGTGCGTGCTTTGTCGTCCCTTATTATGTTGAGTAAATCTATTATGTTTGATGATGAGAAATAAAGTTCCCCCACTCAGTGACGTGCAGTCCTCGTCGATGTTTCACTAAATTTATCTGTTT is a window encoding:
- the LOC123042964 gene encoding mannose/glucose-specific lectin, producing the protein MASFQITPFAGLLENTEFNFHSLYLHNISSGPNPTRGAIINDNAINGWGQPFVVDWTIYDGTGHGAKLVGRAQGQQIYASKWSHFVTLEFTNGRFKGSTLQLMGLSATFEQPSEWSITGGTGDLAMARGIVKVKFHEMVEDGDTWELSFHGFCSMQSLPTLTKAGPWGGHGGSGTDSEQPWRIESMTIVHEGTIAKFSCTYVDLSGKRRTMGSWGGGNGIPTKVQLGPREILKAVSGTHVSLNNGQTVIESLKFVTNEGTYGPFGHTTGTLFKANVPEDQSIVGFFGRADDTQLIAFGIYTV